The following are from one region of the Corylus avellana chromosome ca1, CavTom2PMs-1.0 genome:
- the LOC132164628 gene encoding heat stress transcription factor A-1b, whose product MTKQLKSLCCRNSEKPFPQTPKTSLAISRRMENSNDEESTTTNPLPPFLRKLYAMVDDPATDSVVSWSDGNNSFVVWNAHEFAAKLLPKHFKHKNLSSFIRQLNTYGFKKVDSDRYEFANVKFLRGQTHLLKSISRRKPVHVPGHPQPPKVQSSSVGACVEVGKFGLEQEVERLERDKNVLMQELVRLRQHQQATDHQLQNVGQRVQVMEQRQQQMMSFLAKAMQSPGLLAQFVQQQNENNRNITGANKKRRLPGQEEGSAGECCTNASDGRIIKYQPAMNEAAKALLRQILKMNASPRMDPLMNNPDAFLIGDAPSTNAFNSGNSSSRVSGVTLSEVPPISGQSYMPAESQFSVSCPSTAISEIQSSSYLVPDHTIAAQFLKVNKHNSQEETILPDFTEMRGIIPENSAEFPDMNLVGSETENRSPVDPMSAVLDETRPIESDAISPESNVEAWLEDITSLPGINDIFWEQFLTASPLTEDTDEIHSSSLEGVTEDHEQIGKKNGWDKIHQMDHLTEQMGLLASESRMG is encoded by the exons ATGACAAAGCAACTGAAAAGCCTTTGCTGTCGCAACTCGGAGAAACCCTTTCCCCaa ACCCCCAAAACATCGCTTGCAATTTCTAGGAGAATGGAAAATAGTAATGACGAGGAGTCGACGACGACGAATCCGTTGCCGCCGTTTCTGAGGAAGCTGTACGCGATGGTGGACGACCCGGCGACCGACTCGGTGGTGTCGTGGAGCGACGGCAACAACAGCTTCGTGGTCTGGAACGCGCACGAGTTCGCCGCCAAGCTTCTGCCAAAGCACTTCAAGCACAAGAACTTGTCCAGCTTCATCAGGCAATTGAACACTTAC GGTTTTAAGAAGGTTGACTCAGACCGTTATGAATTTGCTAATGTGAAGTTTCTAAGAGGTCAAACACACCTTTTGAAGAGTATCAGTAGGAGGAAACCAGTTCATGTACCTGGTCATCCACAACCACCTAAAGTGCAGAGCTCCTCGGTCGGGGCATGTGTTGAGGTAGGGAAGTTTGGGCTGGAGCAAGAGGTTGAAAGACTTGAAAGGGACAAGAATGTTCTCATGCAGGAACTTGTTAGGTTGAGACAGCACCAGCAAGCAACTGATCACCAGTTGCAGAATGTGGGGCAACGTGTACAGGTAATGGAGCAGAGACAGCAACAAATGATGTCTTTCCTTGCGAAGGCTATGCAGAGTCCAGGCCTGCTTGCCCAGTTTGTACAGCAGCAGAATGAAAACAATAGGAACATTACCGgagcaaataaaaaaaggagacTCCCCGGGCAGGAAGAAGGTTCAGCTGGTGAGTGTTGCACAAATGCTTCAGATGGACGGATTATTAAGTACCAGCCTGCAATGAATGAGGCAGCTAAAGCATTGCTGCGGCAGATCTTGAAAATGAATGCATCTCCTAGGATGGATCCATTGATGAACAACCCTGATGCGTTCCTGATTGGTGACGCTCCTTCTACCAATGCATTCAACAGCGGAAATTCCTCGAGTCGAGTTTCGGGAGTAACCCTTTCCGAGGTCCCACCTATTTCTGGGCAGTCATATATGCCTGCAGAGTCACAATTTTCCGTCAGCTGTCCATCTACTGCCATTTCTGAGATTCAATCTTCCTCTTATCTGGTGCCTGATCACACTATAGCAGCTCAGTTCCTAAAAGTAAATAAGCATAATTCTCAAGAAGAGACTATTTTGCCTGACTTCACTGAAATGCGAGGAATCATACCAGAAAACAGTGCAGAATTCCCGGACATGAACCTTGTGGGGTCTGAGACTGAGAACCGAAGTCCTGTGGATCCGATGTCTGCTGTTTTGGATGAGACGAGGCCCATAGAAAGTGATGCTATCTCTCCAGAAAGTAATGTGGAAGCCTGGCTTGAAGACATCACTTCACTTCCAGgcattaatgatattttttgggAACAATTCCTTACAGCAAGCCCGCTGACGGAGGACACAGATGAAATTCATTCGAGTTCACTAGAGGGAGTGACTGAGGATCATGAACAGATAGGAAAGAAGAATGGTTGGGACAAGATTCATCAAATGGATCATCTTACTGAACAGATGGGGCTTCTTGCATCGGAGAGCAGAATGGGGTGA
- the LOC132185200 gene encoding uncharacterized protein LOC132185200 isoform X2, which yields MPVIFKVYPGQRAGGKEADMMAANELNAHSFLQSSSEGICQNLLILVGGFETKTGEQWLAFRNDGKYSAADYAKVMSEKVSKNLVLGEQMSWNQFEQVQRIKLRRDFVIKLLQGAMRGLAFMHEHDRLHQSLGPSSIVLNTIIERDAAYLVPRLRDLAFSVDISYSCLEEGPGTLSEGLWRRASAAGAFTLMEKRAFGIADDIYEAGLLFAYLAFVPFCEAGIMDSLSLQRLLESTFQLDLEATREYCLADDRLLVAVKFLDVGDGAGWELLQAMLNPDFRKRPIAEAVINHRFMTGAIL from the exons ATGCCAGTTATTTTTAAG GTTTATCCTGGACAACGAGCTGGTGGAAAGGAGGCTGATATGATGGCTGCAAACGAGTTGAATGCTCATTCTTTCCTTCAA AGCAGTTCAGAAGGTATTTGTCAGAATCTTCTGATACTTGTAGGTGGTTTTGAAACAAAAACTGGGGAGCAG TGGCTTGCTTTCCGTAATGATGGGAAATATAGTGCCGCAGACTATGCAAAAGTTATGAGTGAAAAAGTATCAAAGAATCTTGTACTAGGGGAACAGATGTCCTGGAATCAATTTGAACAAGTGCAAAGAATCAAACTCAGAAGAGATTTTGTGATTAAGCTGCTTCAGGGTGCCATGAGAGGTCTAGCTTTCATGCATGAGCATGATAGATTGCACCAGAGTCTTGGACCATCTTCTATTGTTCTTAA CACAATTATAGAAAGAGATGCTGCTTACTTAGTTCCTCGACTTCGGGATCTAGCCTTTTCTGTTGATATCAG CTATTCATGTCTAGAAGAGGGTCCTGGCACACTCTCAGAGGGACTTTGGAGACGAGCATCTGCTGCTGGTGCCTTCACATTAATGGAGAAGAGAGCCTTTGGAATAGCAGATGATAT ATATGAAGCAGGTCTTCTTTTTGCGTACTTAGCTTTTGTTCCATTTTGTGAAGCAGGCATAATGGATAGCCTTTCCTTGCAA AGGCTTTTGGAGAGCACTTTCCAGCTTGATCTTGAAGCTACAAGAGA GTATTGTTTAGCAGATGACCGACTACTAGTTGCCGTCAAATTCCTGGATGTTGGTGATGGTGCTGGTTGGGAGTTACTCCag GCAATGCTGAATCCTGACTTCAGAAAAAGACCAATCGCAGAGGCTGTAATCAATCATCGGTTCATGACTGGTGCCATTCTTTGA
- the LOC132166937 gene encoding histone acetyltransferase MCC1 isoform X1 — MAFDINGRCSWTNSLCMSDLCWGLTAQSSMVNPKVPRRPTLFYRPIQPSDLEILEQIHGDLFPIRYESEFFQNVVNGREIVSWAAVDRSRPNGKSDELVGFVTARIVLAKESEIADVLRYDSSKSDQTLVYILTLGVVEAYRNCGIASSLIRKVIKYASSIPTCQAVYLHVISYNNPAIHLYQKMSFTCIRRLQGFYLINGQHYDSYLFVYYVNGGRSPCSPLRKFYQRLRISKVALSNGELVTSMVGYMRSGFKTVTAKLYKNEDRKVPKWSKCKETHSLISTQNKRNLNAECGGCDCV, encoded by the exons ATGGCTTTTGACATAAATGGCAGATGTTCTTGGACAAATTCTCTGTGTATGTCAGATCTTTGCTGGGGATTAACAGCACAATCTTCAATGGTAAACCCAAAAGTGCCCCGCCGTCCAACTTTATTCTATAGGCCCATACAACCCTCTGACCTCGAGATTTTAGAGCAAATCCACGGTGATTTGTTTCCCATCAG GTATGAGTCTGAGTTCTTTCAAAATGTTGTCAATGGGCGTGAAATTGTATCGTGGGCTGCTGTTGACCGCAGTCGGCCAAATGGTAAAAGTGATGAACTCGTTGGATTTGTAACTGCACGAATAGTACTTGCAAAAGAAAGCGAG ATAGCAGATGTGCTCAGATATGACTCGTCGAAATCAGATCAAACTTTAGTCTACATTCTGACGCTGGGAGTAGTAGAAGCCTATAGAAATTGTGGCATAG CTTCTTCATTAATTCGGAAGGTCATAAAATATGCCTCAAGTATTCCAACCTGCCAAGCAGTTTACTTGCATGTCATTTCTTACAACAATCCTGCAATACATTTGTATCAGAAAATGTCATTTACGTGTATAAGAAGGTTGCAAGGTTTCTACTTAATCAACGGTCAGCATTATGATTCATACTTGTTTGTCTACTATGTAAATGGCGGCCGTTCTCCTTGCTCGCCACT GAGAAAATTCTACCAAAGATTACGGATTTCAAAAGTTGCCTTATCAAATGG AGAGCTTGTTACCAGCATGGTGGGTTACATGAGGAGTGGTTTTAAGACGGTGACTGCAAAGCTATACAAGAATGAAGATAGGAAGGTCCCAAAATGGTCCAAATGTAAAGAAACCCATTCTCTTATATCTacccaaaacaaaagaaatttgaacGCTGAATGTGGTGGATGCGACTGTGTTTGA
- the LOC132166937 gene encoding histone acetyltransferase MCC1 isoform X2, whose product MAFDINGRCSWTNSLCMSDLCWGLTAQSSMVNPKVPRRPTLFYRPIQPSDLEILEQIHGDLFPIRYESEFFQNVVNGREIVSWAAVDRSRPNGKSDELVGFVTARIVLAKESEIADVLRYDSSKSDQTLVYILTLGVVEAYRNCGIASSLIRKVIKYASSIPTCQAVYLHVISYNNPAIHLYQKMSFTCIRRLQGFYLINGQHYDSYLFVYYVNGGRSPCSPLELVTSMVGYMRSGFKTVTAKLYKNEDRKVPKWSKCKETHSLISTQNKRNLNAECGGCDCV is encoded by the exons ATGGCTTTTGACATAAATGGCAGATGTTCTTGGACAAATTCTCTGTGTATGTCAGATCTTTGCTGGGGATTAACAGCACAATCTTCAATGGTAAACCCAAAAGTGCCCCGCCGTCCAACTTTATTCTATAGGCCCATACAACCCTCTGACCTCGAGATTTTAGAGCAAATCCACGGTGATTTGTTTCCCATCAG GTATGAGTCTGAGTTCTTTCAAAATGTTGTCAATGGGCGTGAAATTGTATCGTGGGCTGCTGTTGACCGCAGTCGGCCAAATGGTAAAAGTGATGAACTCGTTGGATTTGTAACTGCACGAATAGTACTTGCAAAAGAAAGCGAG ATAGCAGATGTGCTCAGATATGACTCGTCGAAATCAGATCAAACTTTAGTCTACATTCTGACGCTGGGAGTAGTAGAAGCCTATAGAAATTGTGGCATAG CTTCTTCATTAATTCGGAAGGTCATAAAATATGCCTCAAGTATTCCAACCTGCCAAGCAGTTTACTTGCATGTCATTTCTTACAACAATCCTGCAATACATTTGTATCAGAAAATGTCATTTACGTGTATAAGAAGGTTGCAAGGTTTCTACTTAATCAACGGTCAGCATTATGATTCATACTTGTTTGTCTACTATGTAAATGGCGGCCGTTCTCCTTGCTCGCCACT AGAGCTTGTTACCAGCATGGTGGGTTACATGAGGAGTGGTTTTAAGACGGTGACTGCAAAGCTATACAAGAATGAAGATAGGAAGGTCCCAAAATGGTCCAAATGTAAAGAAACCCATTCTCTTATATCTacccaaaacaaaagaaatttgaacGCTGAATGTGGTGGATGCGACTGTGTTTGA